GGACGCGGACGTTGAAGTAAACCAGGAAATAGAGCTTGTGTTTGACATGAACAAGACGCACTTCTTTGACCCAAAGACCGAATCAGCGTTGGTATAAACAAATCTTAGGAGGTAATATTTTTATGAAATTATTATCAAAACTTATGGTTGTACTGCTGGTAGTTCTGGCCCCTGCGGCTGTTTTTGCCGAAGGAGATTTTGCCGGAGAAGCAATGTCAATAGGCGTCGGCGCAAGGCCGCTTGGTATGGGCGGCACATTTGCGGCTATTGCAAATGACGCTTCCACTTCGTACTGGAACCCCGCCGGTATGGCGAACGTTCAGGGTGTGGAAGTATCAAGCGTAAAGCTTACAAAGATAAATGACCTTGATACAAAATACAGTTACGTCAACCTTCTTTATAATGTAAGCCCGCAGGTAGGGGCTTTCGGCCTTGGCTGGTTAAGGCAGGCGATAGGCGGAATACAGCTTTCCGCGGTTGACAACCTTGGCAATCCTATACAGATAGAAGGGCTTAAAGAAAATGCGGATAACACGGTTTACCTTGCCTACGCAAGGTCAATTGTTCCGGGTTTTTCAGCGGGTACCACGGTTAAAATATTGCTTGGAAATTATCCGGCGGTTGTTTCTGACGGCACGATTTCCGGAACATCCGAAACCGAAGTAAGCTACAGCGGTTTTGGTATTGATCTTGGGCTTCATCTTAAAATGGGTG
Above is a genomic segment from Candidatus Goldiibacteriota bacterium containing:
- a CDS encoding PorV/PorQ family protein, with protein sequence MKLLSKLMVVLLVVLAPAAVFAEGDFAGEAMSIGVGARPLGMGGTFAAIANDASTSYWNPAGMANVQGVEVSSVKLTKINDLDTKYSYVNLLYNVSPQVGAFGLGWLRQAIGGIQLSAVDNLGNPIQIEGLKENADNTVYLAYARSIVPGFSAGTTVKILLGNYPAVVSDGTISGTSETEVSYSGFGIDLGLHLKMGDLVKDLNGLSIGVNFQDVYTTLSWQANGVSSGATETVPVNIKPGIAYDLKLGQFNVIASADLDTKYQLIIHAGGELWWNNMIAVRGGIKNYSEISSGLAQAADWSIGASIRWYFIGLDYAYVYNELTPVQYLSIIGKF